The Edaphobacter sp. 12200R-103 genome contains a region encoding:
- a CDS encoding low affinity iron permease family protein, which yields MGSRWAFVFAVGVIVMWGVTGPIYHYSDTWQLIINTGTTIVTFLMVFLIQNTQNRDARAINLKLNELIESIKSARNEMIDIEHLSDAELDVLAHRYEAVREKAAERHLAEPKGASSK from the coding sequence ATGGGTTCCCGTTGGGCCTTTGTCTTCGCCGTCGGTGTCATCGTGATGTGGGGCGTCACTGGACCGATCTATCATTACTCCGACACTTGGCAGCTCATCATCAACACCGGCACGACCATCGTCACCTTTCTGATGGTCTTCCTCATCCAGAACACCCAGAACCGCGACGCCCGCGCCATCAACCTCAAGCTCAACGAGCTGATCGAATCCATCAAGTCAGCCCGGAACGAGATGATCGACATCGAGCATCTCTCCGACGCCGAGCTCGACGTCCTCGCTCACCGCTATGAGGCTGTGCGCGAGAAAGCAGCAGAGCGCCACCTCGCTGAACCTAAAGGCGCCTCTAGCAAATGA